In Planctobacterium marinum, the DNA window CAAACCAGAGCCGCAGAAAACGGGTTTTATGGTTTCTTTCGAGCAGATAAGGGCACGGGATTTTATTTGTTTGAGGTGCAACAAAGCCCGAACTCGTTGCTGGATAGGCTCAACATAAAACAACTCATTTTTACACGTCAGTGGTTTCTTGTTCTTGGTCACCATGTAGATATGTGCCGTGATGACAGATTAGGGGATTTAAAACCTAGCCTGCTGGAGCTTCCTCTGATATCTGAACTAAGAGTAGAGCATCCCGATACTGAGCCCGGAAAAGAGTTGTCGCGTTTTTGTCGAAAGTTCAGCGTACCTTTGCGACAGATATTGAAAAGCCAAAAATGTTATAACGAGAAAAAAGTTGCCCACTGTTTAACCGCCTTTTTTGTCAGCGGCACTGAGTGCTTTGTTGGTATTGCTCCTGTTTCGAATATGAACCCGCAGCCCGGCGGTATCATGAGATTAAAGTTTCCCGCTGAATCACCCAGTCGTTCAACGTTGAAACTGGATGAGGCGTTTTTAACTTTTATTCCCCAAAATGAAAGAGAGCAGCGCTTAAGAGCAGGACTTAATGCCGTAGACCTCGGAGCTTGTCCGGGCGGCTGGACTTACCAATTGGTGCGCCGGGGAATGTTTGTTCAGGCAGTAGACAACGGTTTAATGGACGATTCACTAATGGAAACCGGACAGGTAAGTCATTTCCAGGCTGATGGCTTCAAATTTAAGCCAAAGAAAAAAAATGTGCATTGGTTGGTATGCGATATGATTGAACAGCCGCAGAAAGTGGCAAAACTGATGGCGCAATGGGTAAATGATGGCTGGTGTAAAGAGGCGATGTTTAACTTAAAGTTACCCATGAAACGCAGATTAGAGTCAGTCCTGGAGTGTATGGAGATCATCACTCAAGAGTTGAAGCAACCTTTTGACTGCGAGGCGAAACACCTCTATCACGATCGTGACGAAATTACGGTTTATTTGAGAAAGCAATAGGAGTTCGGACATGGATTTGAGGCAGGTTAGAGCAGTGCTATTCGATCATGATGGAACGCTTGTTGATTCTGAATTTGTGCACTATCAGATGTGGCTACAAGCTACCGGGCTTAAATCCGATGTGTTTACGGAACAGATGAATACAATGTATTGCGTTGGAATTCCCGGTGACAAAAATGCTCAGTACCTGGTTGAACAGTTTGATCTGGCCGAAGATCCGGAAAGTCTGATAAGTAAAAAGCGCAAAGTGACTCAGGAGTGGTTAGTCAGTCATTGTTTCCCTGCAATGCCGGGTGCAAACCGCATTATGCGCAATTTTGCGAAATTGGGTATCCGTATGGCGATAGTATCTGGCTCTGAGCGGTTTGCCGTAGATCGCTCAGTATCAGGGAATGGATTCGCAAAATACATAGAG includes these proteins:
- a CDS encoding HAD family hydrolase — protein: MDLRQVRAVLFDHDGTLVDSEFVHYQMWLQATGLKSDVFTEQMNTMYCVGIPGDKNAQYLVEQFDLAEDPESLISKKRKVTQEWLVSHCFPAMPGANRIMRNFAKLGIRMAIVSGSERFAVDRSVSGNGFAKYIETITTGEEVPNNKPAPDVYFEALKKMNLPASACIAIEDTQHGVEAAKAAGITCVAIPNEHSHQQNFQAADIQAVSLTSFYTYFIENR
- the rlmM gene encoding 23S rRNA (cytidine(2498)-2'-O)-methyltransferase RlmM; the encoded protein is MSEVVLGYCRPGFEADAGLEIQTRAAENGFYGFFRADKGTGFYLFEVQQSPNSLLDRLNIKQLIFTRQWFLVLGHHVDMCRDDRLGDLKPSLLELPLISELRVEHPDTEPGKELSRFCRKFSVPLRQILKSQKCYNEKKVAHCLTAFFVSGTECFVGIAPVSNMNPQPGGIMRLKFPAESPSRSTLKLDEAFLTFIPQNEREQRLRAGLNAVDLGACPGGWTYQLVRRGMFVQAVDNGLMDDSLMETGQVSHFQADGFKFKPKKKNVHWLVCDMIEQPQKVAKLMAQWVNDGWCKEAMFNLKLPMKRRLESVLECMEIITQELKQPFDCEAKHLYHDRDEITVYLRKQ